Proteins encoded by one window of Salvia splendens isolate huo1 chromosome 7, SspV2, whole genome shotgun sequence:
- the LOC121742579 gene encoding uncharacterized protein LOC121742579, which produces MAKGRKLTTSRSERFLGSFGSHTAANSSSELKEEDVWSVADDTINGEGFSADGDWGTRASADRNRSFGGCRASPRYQVGGLSLAFDDPRSTASQRIIHQFHLQEGSPRGRNMATSAPVNVPDWSKIYRVDSVESLHDSDDGLDDSELVPPHEYLAREYTRSRNSVFEGVGRTLKGRDMSRVRDAVWSQTGFDG; this is translated from the coding sequence ATGGCCAAGGGTCGGAAACTGACCACCAGCCGCAGCGAACGCTTTTTAGGAAGTTTCGGTAGCCACACGGCGGCGAATTCTTCATCCGAGCTGAAAGAAGAAGACGTCTGGTCGGTCGCTGATGACACCATCAACGGCGAGGGTTTCTCAGCAGACGGAGACTGGGGCACACGCGCTTCCGCTGACCGCAATCGAAGCTTCGGTGGTTGCAGGGCCTCGCCGCGGTACCAAGTCGGCGGCTTGTCATTAGCTTTCGACGACCCCAGAAGCACCGCGTCGCAGAGGATCATTCATCAGTTCCACCTGCAGGAGGGATCGCCACGTGGCCGCAATATGGCCACGTCAGCACCGGTTAACGTGCCCGATTGGTCTAAGATATACCGGGTCGACTCGGTGGAGTCCTTGCATGACTCGGATGACGGCTTGGACGACTCCGAGCTGGTCCCCCCACACGAGTATCTGGCGCGTGAGTACACACGCAGCCGGAACTCGGTGTTTGAGGGTGTGGGGAGAACGCTCAAGGGGCGCGATATGAGCCGAGTCCGGGATGCGGTGTGGAGCCAGACCGGGTTCGATGGCTGA